acgttgttggaactatggtgttcgaacgtcggaggtagcttaattgcgacacaggtacgatgctttctggaaacaggtgtaacagtgtcgttgtttaGTCGCAAGTTGCGttgtaccatggtggttgagcaatgtcgttgctaacttttctagaaacgacccccagaaCAGGTGAAAGTGCTTGAAATGTAACAATGCAGGTGCAGAAAGACTACATTTTCGCACACAGACTCCTAcactcagacacgcacacatacaggcgcacagacaaacacacacacatacagtaggcccaGTTAGGAAGAGGACACAGTTAAGATACATAGCACCTTATTACAAGGGTTAATTAGGCTAGATTATCGGTTTTATTCAGTGTTTATGTCAACGATACACCATATACGAATTCCAGAATATCATCAACATGTTTGTGGTATAAATAAGTACAACAATGTTGCACAACAATGAAGCTCTAGTTTTAATTCAAAGCGCAATTCTGTTTTGAATGTTTCATGTTTTGAGTGCAGGTGCATAGCCACATCAAAGATTCAAGACTAAACAATGTCACACTTAAATGaccatacacatgtacacagtaCACTGTCCCTTAAATCAACGTGTTGCTGTTGAAcattcatgtcatgtcatgtattTTCTCTGGCATTGGTCCAAGACCAGAGGACACCCAACAATAACTGTCCGCCGTTGGGCTTGGCTTCTTCTTATGGCTCTTAGAACGATTACAGCGGCAAATGACGATAACAACAGTcagaaaaattaaaataatgagCGGTATGACTGATGCTAAAACACAGACCAGCACCCACGAATTAATGACTGGTGCTTTATATACAGTGTCACTGGTGTTGCTAAGATCTCCAAATGGTGCGTGCGTAATGGAGTGGTTGGATGGATTTTTGGAAGTAGAGGTTGGTGAATAAGTAACCACTGGGTCAGCTGTAACCTGTGGTACTTGAAATGGACTCTGTGTGACCTTGGGGTCTTGTGTATGCTCACTGGAAACTCCAGACTTTTCGGCGATGCAAGATATTCCATTGCCCGCCAATTTAAAATTGGGTCTGCAAGAGCACATATAACTCCCCACGGTATTTCTACATTTATCTTCACAACGATTTGTCTTCAGATCGAGACATTCGTCAAtgtcaacacatgacaaaccccCGTCCAATGACTTGAACCCTGCGGAACAGTAACAGGAGAAGGACCCTAAAGAATTCAGGCAACCTTGATGACATATTGACTGGGTACACTCGTCGACATCTTGACACTGCCCATCGGCTGAAGTAAAGCCCTCTCTACACTGACAGGTGTAACTTCCATTGGTATTACGGCATATGTGCTCACCGCATGGAGGTGACACAGTACACTCATCGATATCAACACAGCTGATCTGATCTGCTGCCAACTGGAATCCatctggacagacacacacgaatCCCGAGGTGTTAGTGAGGCAGTTGTATTTACATGGTGCAGACAGGCAATAATTTTTAAGGATGCATGAGATTCCATCATCACCCAGTTGATACCCGTCATTGCACCCACAGTGAACTCCTGCTTCTTCTGCAACACAAAAATGTTCACATCCTCTTTTCACGTTCTCACAGCTTGTTTTCCGATCATTGCAGAACGGACCCGGAGATGTCCATGCAAAAACACCGTCATTTTCTTTACAAATCGTATAATTTAACTGACCAGAATCACATAATATCTCAGCAAATGTCCCATGCGGCCAACGAGCAAAGCCACTGTCTTGATTAAGAGGAGAGGCCGAAAAGGGGACAGTGTAACTTACAGTTGAGGGTCCCATCACCGAAAGGGTTGGACACGTTCCTTTGAAATAAAAGCGACACAagtaaaaatgttttgttttgcaagACGTGTCAATCCACTTGAGGTCAAGGCTGGATGATCTCTGAACTACAACGCAACGTTCTGCAGTGCACGTGTTCTCTGGATCTTTTTCCCAGTTAGAATACTGGGAATCCTCTGCTCCAGAAATCCATTTAAAACCTTTTAAATTTAAGATGGGCAGGGTGCAGTGACTTTTTGGTAGCCGAAGTCCGATCCAAAACTTGATGTCTTTTTCGCTGAGCTGTGAGACAACGAATTCCACTTCACTTAATTCAGATTGATCTCGAATAGTGGCTATGTCGCCTCCGAGGTCCTTACACTTGTCTGCAGTCTCATGAAACGAAAGTCCCTCACTATACCAAGTGAAGCAAGCCTTTGGAGTGCAAACGGTTGCCGTTGGAGGAGAGTGTACTTTACACGCAACAAAAATGGGGCACAGTAAAAGCAACGACAACATTTTACCCTACCtaaaataatacataaataaatggtttatcaAAATAGCATATAGTTCAGTTAAGTTGGCAGCGCAATGCTGAGAACCCAATAGTTAGCCTACACGCCCCAAGACACAGTGATTGAATCGTACACAAAGTGCGACATCCTGTTTTGTGGATTACTTAAAACGGAAATAATATCTTGCAGGTTTCTTTTGTCTCCTCTTCCCTCTAGTTCCTTTCTGGAAACAAAGAAGCTGCTTCCTTATTTCCCCAGATGTCTTCGACATTATAACAGTCTGAAAACGTTTACGCAACTCACCACAGATTGGTAAAACATACAATATTTAATTTCACTCATTAATTTGTGCTTTTTCACAGCGCACATATATAGCATATGTGCTGTTAAGTTGTCAGCGGTAGCCTACTTGGTGGCTTTGCAGCCTTCCATGACTGAAAGGACTTTATCGATCAGTATCTATTTCTCAAACAACTTAGTATAAATTACCTCCGGAATATAACCCTAGTCCCATGTATAGACTAACTTTAGGTAGGCCATGAAGTGTGGACAGGCCCATGCCTCACAAAATGAGGTTCCAAAGACAACAGAAAATCATTAGTCCCaaggaaaataataaaagacaGGTATACAACCTTGACCATTGACCTCAGTTAAATTGAGGAAGGATGGGTGGCACCCTTATTTACGGTATGAACATCCCATAACATTTGCTATTTCAAGGGATTTAAACAGGCTACAGAAAGATAGGATTATAAAAAAAACGAATGTTCAGATAGAAATAAATGATTTAGTCAATGTATATGTACATTTCACTTGTCCACTCAAAAGTTCCTCTTCTCTGGCTGACATCTGCAGTGGCGCCAGGTTATTGTTCCAACAGCCTGCAATGTGTAGATAAATCTAGCTGTGCAtcctgtgtttgtttaaaaAGGCGGGGTCACCATTTCAATGGGAGGAAATACCCAAAGAGCCCAGTCTACTGTTTTCTTGCATGAATtggtctctcttgctctctctcacctttacacacgtacacacacacacacacaatcatctgaaAGTAATTTTATGTAGTCTGAAATGTGTAACTTACAACTTATCTCAGTGGAGGCATACATGCACAATTTTACCTGATattcttaataaaaaaaactaaacttgA
Above is a genomic segment from Alosa alosa isolate M-15738 ecotype Scorff River chromosome 19, AALO_Geno_1.1, whole genome shotgun sequence containing:
- the LOC125284209 gene encoding complement component C1q receptor; translation: MLSLLLLCPIFVACKVHSPPTATVCTPKACFTWYSEGLSFHETADKCKDLGGDIATIRDQSELSEVEFVVSQLSEKDIKFWIGLRLPKSHCTLPILNLKGFKWISGAEDSQYSNWEKDPENTCTAERCVVVQRSSSLDLKWIDTSCKTKHFYLCRFYFKGTCPTLSVMGPSTVSYTVPFSASPLNQDSGFARWPHGTFAEILCDSGQLNYTICKENDGVFAWTSPGPFCNDRKTSCENVKRGCEHFCVAEEAGVHCGCNDGYQLGDDGISCILKNYCLSAPCKYNCLTNTSGFVCVCPDGFQLAADQISCVDIDECTVSPPCGEHICRNTNGSYTCQCREGFTSADGQCQDVDECTQSICHQGCLNSLGSFSCYCSAGFKSLDGGLSCVDIDECLDLKTNRCEDKCRNTVGSYMCSCRPNFKLAGNGISCIAEKSGVSSEHTQDPKVTQSPFQVPQVTADPVVTYSPTSTSKNPSNHSITHAPFGDLSNTSDTVYKAPVINSWVLVCVLASVIPLIILIFLTVVIVICRCNRSKSHKKKPSPTADSYCWVSSGLGPMPEKIHDMT